GGATTGAGCCGATAATCACGCGCAAAACAGTAGCAGTAGTTAGGGGGGGAACCCCCTGTTTTTTAGGTAATTTATTGATACACGGCACATTTATCACAAGTTAGCGATTTATGTTGGGAATGTTGTGAGAGCATTGGTATCTCTAAGCCAAGGGCGGTAGCGTTGCCATTTCTGTACTGCATAAACTCTGACGGGCAGTGTGGCAAGAATAATGAGCACTTAATAATGAAGTATAATTTAGGCTATTTGGTTGATTTAGTTGTAGTTATCACGAATAAAGAACTTAAGGTTCGGTATAAAAGCAGTTTTTTTGGTTATTTGTGGTCTATCGCAAATCCGCTGCTTTTTGCCATGATCTATTATTTCATTTTTAAACTGGTTATGCGGGTACAGATTCCCAATTACACTGTGTTTTTGATCACTGGCTTATTTCCCTGGCAGTGGTTTGCCAGCTCAGCAACCAACTCATTGTTTTCGTTTATTGCTAATGCGCAGATTATCAAAAAGACAGTTTTTCCGCGCTCGGTGATTCCACTCAGTAACGTAATGATGGAAGGTCTGCATTTTTTGTGCACTATTCCGGTCATCATTGTTTTCCTGTATGTCTATGATATGTCGCCATCTTTCGACTGGTTGTGGGGGGTGCCGCTTATCGCTATTGGTCAAATTATATTCACTTTTGGTGTGTCGTTAATTTTCTCCACGCTTAATTTGTTTTTTCGCGATCTGGAGCGTTTTGTGAGCCTGGGGATTATGCTGATGTTCTACTGCACCCCCATCCTGTATGCCTCCGATATGATTCCGGAAAGCTACGGCTGGATCATCACTTATAATCCCCTGGCGAGTATGATTATTAGCTGGCGTGATCTGTTTATGAATGGTGTGTTAAATTATGAGCACATAGGTATTCTTTATCTTTCAGGGATTATTTTGTTAATCGCTGGTCAATATGTGTTCAATAAGCTGAAATATCGATTTGCA
This Shimwellia blattae DSM 4481 = NBRC 105725 DNA region includes the following protein-coding sequences:
- a CDS encoding ABC transporter permease, yielding MKYNLGYLVDLVVVITNKELKVRYKSSFFGYLWSIANPLLFAMIYYFIFKLVMRVQIPNYTVFLITGLFPWQWFASSATNSLFSFIANAQIIKKTVFPRSVIPLSNVMMEGLHFLCTIPVIIVFLYVYDMSPSFDWLWGVPLIAIGQIIFTFGVSLIFSTLNLFFRDLERFVSLGIMLMFYCTPILYASDMIPESYGWIITYNPLASMIISWRDLFMNGVLNYEHIGILYLSGIILLIAGQYVFNKLKYRFAEIL